A genomic segment from Aegilops tauschii subsp. strangulata cultivar AL8/78 chromosome 1, Aet v6.0, whole genome shotgun sequence encodes:
- the LOC109741984 gene encoding uncharacterized protein isoform X2, whose protein sequence is MANEKRGHGFAEEGTSKKKLATSPSPSSIAGRQASLSSSDLMLSCEGFQKHGYEFPTTHVSHRLLYTTGAESCLSDNGNATAAKDSLSNNLDLKNDDSLGNIPCYDDFLPLEDDSGDTLTHDDGIGIIQRVSPMEYIKRLLLKRSALSISSAELGVNTKLSMIPESSRDFRHSGDLCWHEYYHMSEVSQTVLPPKRYTRCEPLTAVRCFHEPQAMLQVFSIKLKAYLQAIGSSVEVYGFVAIRDGEDYHRNYLFNRPRTDPVTINTTSDYLPLMSPKRGMSMTFECLMEVDIRIKGDIEDVTLVDGCSDLIESHCLYDTEIECTMDDTNGAAMFDFIIFRRALEATVELNFTKVPTGGMEVKMCGYTAISESLYDFMGEQRECDRFVASAGRHPQYFIAAVPFEDTLFVDFMEGKLSIPFKAAVHGSQEREYHFSNGAVVSVTVSWSSTYY, encoded by the exons ATGGCGAACGAG AAACGTGGCCATGGGTTTGCTGAGGAGGGCACAAGCAAGAAAAAGTTAGCTACTTCACCATCTCCATCTTCTATCGCAGGCAGACAG GCTTCATTGTCGAGTTCTGATCTCATGCTGAGTTGCGAAGGATTTCAAAAGCATGGCTATGAGTTCCCAACGACACATGTCAGCCATCGGTTGCTTTACACCACTGGTGCTGAAAGTTGCCTCAGTGATAATGGCAACGCCACTGCTGCTAAGGACAGCCTTAGCAACAATCTCGACCTAAAAAATGATGACAGTCTTGGAAACATcccttgttacgatgattttctccCTCTTGAGGATGATTCCGGTGATACGCTTACACATGATGATG GGATAGGAATTATCCAAAGGGTTAGTCCTATGGAATATATCAAAAGGCTACTATTGAAGAGATCTGCGTTGAGTATCTCTTCTGCTGAGTTAGGTGTCAATACGAAGTTAAGTATGATTCCAGAATCTTCGAGAGATTTTAGGCATAGTGGTGATCTTTGTTGGCACGAGTATTATCACATGAGTGAAGTATCTCAGA CTGTTTTGCCACCAAAGCGATATACTCGGTGCGAACCATTGACTGCGGTGCGGTGCTTTCACGAGCCACAGGCAATGCTCCAGGTTTTTTCTATCAAGCTGAAGGCATATCTCCAAGCTATAGGCAGTTCAGTCGAGGTATATGGTTTTGTTGCAATCCGGGATGGTGAGGATTATCACCGAAATTATCTTTTCAATCGACCCCGAACTGACCCAGTGACCATCAACACG ACCAGCGACTACCTGCCTTTGATGAGTCCGAAAAGAGGCATGTCCATGACATTTGAATGCTTGATGGAAGTTGATATCAGAATAAAGGGAGATATAGAAGATGTCACTTTGGTCGATGGGTGTTCCGATCTTATCGAGAGTCATTGTCTATATGACACAGAAATTGAGTGCACAATGGATGATACAAATGGTGCGGCCATGTTCGATTTTATCATCTTTCGTAGAGCGCTTGAGGCGACGGTAGAGTTGAATTTCACAAAGGTGCCCACAGGAGGCATGGAGGTGAAGATGTGTGGATACACGGCGATTTCGGAGAGCCTGTATGACTTCATGGGCGAGCAGCGTGAGTGTGATCGGTTCGTTGCCTCTGCTGGGAGACATCCACAATACTTCATAGCGGCTGTGCCGTTTGAAGATACACTGTTTGTTGACTTCATGGAGGGAAAGCTGTCGATTCCTTTCAAGGCAGCAGTTCATGGCAGCCAAGAGAGAGAATACCATTTCAGCAACGGTGCGGTGGTGTCGGTGACGGTTTCTTGGTCGTCGACCTATTACTGA
- the LOC109741984 gene encoding uncharacterized protein isoform X1 has translation MANEVCMRSTFDLIQSCERFQKRGHGFAEEGTSKKKLATSPSPSSIAGRQASLSSSDLMLSCEGFQKHGYEFPTTHVSHRLLYTTGAESCLSDNGNATAAKDSLSNNLDLKNDDSLGNIPCYDDFLPLEDDSGDTLTHDDGIGIIQRVSPMEYIKRLLLKRSALSISSAELGVNTKLSMIPESSRDFRHSGDLCWHEYYHMSEVSQTVLPPKRYTRCEPLTAVRCFHEPQAMLQVFSIKLKAYLQAIGSSVEVYGFVAIRDGEDYHRNYLFNRPRTDPVTINTTSDYLPLMSPKRGMSMTFECLMEVDIRIKGDIEDVTLVDGCSDLIESHCLYDTEIECTMDDTNGAAMFDFIIFRRALEATVELNFTKVPTGGMEVKMCGYTAISESLYDFMGEQRECDRFVASAGRHPQYFIAAVPFEDTLFVDFMEGKLSIPFKAAVHGSQEREYHFSNGAVVSVTVSWSSTYY, from the exons ATGGCGAACGAG GTGTGCATGCGTTCAACTTTTGATCTCATCCAGAGTTGTGAGCGGTTTCAGAAACGTGGCCATGGGTTTGCTGAGGAGGGCACAAGCAAGAAAAAGTTAGCTACTTCACCATCTCCATCTTCTATCGCAGGCAGACAG GCTTCATTGTCGAGTTCTGATCTCATGCTGAGTTGCGAAGGATTTCAAAAGCATGGCTATGAGTTCCCAACGACACATGTCAGCCATCGGTTGCTTTACACCACTGGTGCTGAAAGTTGCCTCAGTGATAATGGCAACGCCACTGCTGCTAAGGACAGCCTTAGCAACAATCTCGACCTAAAAAATGATGACAGTCTTGGAAACATcccttgttacgatgattttctccCTCTTGAGGATGATTCCGGTGATACGCTTACACATGATGATG GGATAGGAATTATCCAAAGGGTTAGTCCTATGGAATATATCAAAAGGCTACTATTGAAGAGATCTGCGTTGAGTATCTCTTCTGCTGAGTTAGGTGTCAATACGAAGTTAAGTATGATTCCAGAATCTTCGAGAGATTTTAGGCATAGTGGTGATCTTTGTTGGCACGAGTATTATCACATGAGTGAAGTATCTCAGA CTGTTTTGCCACCAAAGCGATATACTCGGTGCGAACCATTGACTGCGGTGCGGTGCTTTCACGAGCCACAGGCAATGCTCCAGGTTTTTTCTATCAAGCTGAAGGCATATCTCCAAGCTATAGGCAGTTCAGTCGAGGTATATGGTTTTGTTGCAATCCGGGATGGTGAGGATTATCACCGAAATTATCTTTTCAATCGACCCCGAACTGACCCAGTGACCATCAACACG ACCAGCGACTACCTGCCTTTGATGAGTCCGAAAAGAGGCATGTCCATGACATTTGAATGCTTGATGGAAGTTGATATCAGAATAAAGGGAGATATAGAAGATGTCACTTTGGTCGATGGGTGTTCCGATCTTATCGAGAGTCATTGTCTATATGACACAGAAATTGAGTGCACAATGGATGATACAAATGGTGCGGCCATGTTCGATTTTATCATCTTTCGTAGAGCGCTTGAGGCGACGGTAGAGTTGAATTTCACAAAGGTGCCCACAGGAGGCATGGAGGTGAAGATGTGTGGATACACGGCGATTTCGGAGAGCCTGTATGACTTCATGGGCGAGCAGCGTGAGTGTGATCGGTTCGTTGCCTCTGCTGGGAGACATCCACAATACTTCATAGCGGCTGTGCCGTTTGAAGATACACTGTTTGTTGACTTCATGGAGGGAAAGCTGTCGATTCCTTTCAAGGCAGCAGTTCATGGCAGCCAAGAGAGAGAATACCATTTCAGCAACGGTGCGGTGGTGTCGGTGACGGTTTCTTGGTCGTCGACCTATTACTGA